One segment of Alnus glutinosa chromosome 2, dhAlnGlut1.1, whole genome shotgun sequence DNA contains the following:
- the LOC133861767 gene encoding putative BPI/LBP family protein At1g04970, with product MAPTILFILMASLFVPAHSHLEPTDQAFTSVVLSRQGLDFLKDLLINKAISSIIPLKLPKIEKSVRIPFVGNVHMVLSDTKIYEIDVSESYVKPGDAGIVIIVSGATCNLSMNWYYSYSTWLVPVEISDTGSASVQVEGLEVGLTLGLENHEGTLKLSLMECGCYVRDISIKLDGGASWLYQGMIDAFEGQIGSAVENAITKKLEEGILKLGSFLQALPKEIPVDDNASLNVTFVKDPLLSNSSIGFEINGLFTERKRDLVPKYQSANSQPSVFCPDSSKMLGISLDEAVFNSASSLYYNATFMRWVVDKIPDQSLLNTAGWRFIIPQLYKKYPNDAMNLNISFSSPPAIRIAENDIDATVNVDLKIEVLDSSEVIPVACITLVIRASGLVKIAGNNLAGSVKLNDFTMSLKWSNIGNLRLYLIQPVMWTIIQTTFMPYANSHLAKGFPLPIIHGFTLHNALIICSDSRIMVCSDVAYKESNNFSQLLTHLVDKSRLHVLYA from the exons ATGGCACCCACTATTCTCTTCATCCTAATGGCCTCTTTATTCGTTCCCGCTCATTCCCATCTCGAACCCACGGACCAAGCCTTCACCTCCGTGGTCCTCTCCCGACAAGGCCTTGATTTTCTAAAAGACTTGCTCATAAACAAGGCCATCTCTTCAATAATCCCACTGAAACTTCCCAAGATTGAGAAATCTGTGAGAATTCCATTTGTGGGTAACGTTCATATGGTCCTGTCGGACACTAAAATATACGAAATCGATGTTTCCGAGTCGTATGTGAAGCCTGGCGATGCTGGGATTGTGATTATCGTGTCGGGGGCTACTTGTAATTTGAGTATGAATTGGTATTATTCTTACAGTACTTGGCTTGTGCCGGTTGAGATTTCGGATACAGGGAGTGCTTCTGTTCAG GTTGAAGGCTTGGAAGTGGGGCTTACTTTAGGCTTGGAGAATCACGAAGGAACTCTGAAGCTATCCCTTATGGAATGTGGTTGTTATGTTAGagatatttcaataaaattggaTGGAGGAGCATCTTGGCTCTATCAAGG GATGATCGATGCTTTTGAAGGTCAAATAGGGTCTGCAGTGGAAAATGCCATTACTAAGAAACTTGAAGAAGGGATTTTGAAGCTTGGCTCCTTTCTGCAAGCTCTTCCGAAAGAAATTCCAGTGGATGACAATGCTTCTCTGAATGTAACTTTTGTAAAAGACCCTTTACTGAGTAATTCTTCCATTGGATTTGAGATCAATGGATTATTcacagaaagaaaaagagatctAGTCCCTAAGTATCAGTCTGCAAATTCACAACCGTCGGTTTTCTGCCCAGATTCATCTAAAATGCTTGGAATTTCATTAGATGAGGCTGTCTTTAACTCGGCATCATCCTTGTACTATAAT GCAACGTTTATGCGATGGGTTGTGGACAAAATACCAGATCAGTCTCTTTTGAATACTGCTGGATGGAGATTCATTATTCCCCAACTGTACAAGAAATACCCTAATGACGCTAtgaatttgaatatttctttttcttctcctccaGCCATAAGGATTGCAGAGAATGATATAGATGCTACTGTTAACGTAGACTTGAAAATTGAGGTTTTGGATTCAAGCGAAGTAATACCAGTTGCATGCATCACATTG GTAATTCGTGCTTCAGGTTTAGTTAAAATTGCAGGAAATAATCTTGCTGGCAGTGTGAAACTAAATGACTTCACAATGTCATTGAAGTGGAGCAATATTGGGAATCTGCGGTTATATCTAATTCAG CCTGTGATGTGGACAATAATTCAAACTACGTTCATGCCATATGCAAACTCACACCTTGCAAAAGGTTTTCCTTTGCCCATCATCCACGGTTTCACCCTTCACAATGCTTTGATTATTTGCTCAGATTCAAGAATTATGGTTTGCAGCGATGTAGCATATAAAGAATCAAACAATTTTAGTCAGCTTCTAACCCATTTGGTAGATAAAAGTAGGTTACACGTCTTATACGCCTGA
- the LOC133860771 gene encoding uncharacterized protein LOC133860771 has protein sequence MALQAGVSTSKVLILVGAGLTGSVVLRSGRLSDLIAQLQELLKGVNEAEVSPYKYDTAVLAAQIRQLAQEIRELAVSRPVTIFNRDSASNGSYASYLVPAAALGAMGYCYMWWKGWSLSDVMFVTKHNMANAVATVSKQLENVHEALAATKRHLTKKLENLDWKVEEQKETTKLIANNVNEVKSSISQIGFDVESICQMLSGLEVKVEQLESKQDMTNSGLWYLCQVAGGMKDGLNTELFQDVSSKVANHSTITFEEKSLKGLQFIAETKDSVVIDKSMISTQKKDLDNFPGEKVPTLKNRIHRSYPVGISFG, from the exons ATGGCGTTACAGGCTGGGGTTTCAACCTCGAAGGTTCTCATCCTTGTCGGAGCAG GTTTGACGGGTTCGGTTGTTTTGAGGAGCGGGCGACTGTCGGATCTTATAGCACAGCTGCAGGAATTGCTGAAGGGTGTGAATGAAGCTGAGGTGTCGCCTTACAAGTATGACACTGCAGTTCTTGCAGCTCAG ATTCGACAACTGGCTCAAGAGATAAGGGAGTTAGCTGTGTCCCGTCCGGTAACCATCTTCAATCGGGATTCTGCATCAAATG GGAGTTATGCATCTTACTTGGTGCCTGCTGCTGCACTTGGAGCAATGGGATATTGCTACATGTGGTGGAAG GGTTGGTCGCTTTCTGATGTAATGTTTGTAACTAAGCACAATATGGCAAATGCTGTTGCGACTGTCTCCAAACAGTTAGAGAATGTCCATGAAGCACTGGCT GCAACTAAGAGGCATCTAACCAAGAAGCTGGAGAACTTAGACTGGAAGGTGGAAGAGCAGAAGGAAACAACCAAGCTTATCGCAAATAAT GTTAATGAGGTGAAGTCAAGCATTTCTCAAATTGGGTTTGATGTTGAATCAATCTGTCAAATGCTATCTGGGTTG GAAGTAAAGGTCGAGCAACTTGAAAGCAAACAG GATATGACTAACTCTGGTCTCTGGTATCTATGCCAAGTGGCTGGAGGCATGAAAGATGGGCTAAATACTGAACTTTTTCAG GATGTCAGTTCTAAGGTTGCAAATCATTCAACAATCACATTTGAGGAGAAATCGCTCAAG GGTCTCCAATTCATTGCTGAAACTAAGGACTCGGTTGTAATTGATAAATCAATGATAAGCACGCAGAAAAAAGATCTTGACAACTTCCCTGGTGAGAAAGTTCCGACGTTGAAAAATAGAATACACAGGTCATATCCAGTTGGGATTTCTTTTGGCTGA
- the LOC133859254 gene encoding tRNase Z TRZ2, chloroplastic, with protein MQTSLTISPFKTPLIFPPHHPISPKPPPPPHHHNPLSLQTLVSPVYSVKGSGYLSTIGQAITEEEEYRKARAQVLRKGVDLEGYTIEGVSIGGHETCVIVPELKCAFDIGRCPSRAIQQNFVFITHAHLDHIGGLPMYVASRGLYNLPPPTVFVPPCIKDDVEKLFEIHRAMGQVELNLDLVALGVGETYEMRNNLVVRAFRTQHVIPSQGYVIYSVRKKLKMQYSRMKGRQIEKLKKSGVEITDIVLSPEVAFTGDTTSDYMLDPRNADALRAKVLITEATFLDEGFSIEQARQHGHTHIFEIIEHAQWIRNKTVLLTHFSSRYNIEDIRQAVSKLQSKVSAKVVPLTEGFKSMYS; from the exons ATGCAAACATCTCTGACCATTTCACCCTTCAAAACACCACTAATTTTCCCACCCCACCACCCCATTTCACCAAaacccccaccaccaccacaccACCACAATCCCCTCTCTCTGCAAACCCTTGTAAGTCCGGTTTATTCCGTCAAAGGGTCGGGGTATTTGTCTACAATAGGCCAAGCTATAACAGAAGAAGAGGAGTACAGGAAAGCCAGGGCTCAAGTTCTCAGAAAAGGTGTGGACTTGGAAGGGTATACAATTGAGGGAGTTTCCATTGGTGGCCATGAGACTTGTGTTATAGTTCCCGAGTTGAAGTGTGCTTTCGATATTGGCCGGTGCCCCTCACGCGCCATTCAGCAAAACTTTGTTTTTATCACTCATGCTCATCTTGATCACATT GGTGGGCTTCCAATGTATGTAGCCAGTCGTGGTTTGTACAACTTGCCGCCTCCGACAGTATTTGTTCCTCCTTGCATCAAAGATGATGTTGAGAAGCTTTTTGAAATTCACAGAGCCATGGGCCAAGTGGAACTGAACCTTGATTTGGTTGCATTGGGTGTAG GTGAAACATATGAAATGCGGAATAACCTTGTTGTCCGAGCATTTAGAACACAGCATGTCATACCGAGCCAG GGTTATGTGATCTACTCAGTTAGGAAAAAGCTGAAGATGCAGTATAGTCGTATGAAAGGCAGACAAATTGAGAAACTGAAGAAGTCTGGTGTTGAG atTACAGACATTGTATTGTCGCCGGAGGTAGCCTTCACAGGCGATACAACGTCAGATTACATGCTTGATCCACGCAATGCTGATGCATTGAGGGCAAAAGTTCTTATAACTGAG GCAACTTTTCTAGATGAAGGGTTCAGCATTGAGCAGGCACGACAACATGGTCATACACATATATTTGAG ATCATTGAACATGCTCAGTGGATTCGAAATAAAACAGTTTTATTGACTCATTTCTCTTCCCGCTACAATATAGag GACATTCGTCAAGCTGTATCAAAGTTGCAGTCCAAGGTGTCAGCAAAAGTGGTTCCTCTTACAGAAGGTTTCAAATCAATGTACTCTTAG